One segment of Panulirus ornatus isolate Po-2019 chromosome 33, ASM3632096v1, whole genome shotgun sequence DNA contains the following:
- the qm gene encoding terpene synthase — translation MESNGSNAGFNMETFFSASGDKKQDQVLLQPFTYVLQVPGKMIRGKLAQAFNYWMRIPEDKLMAISEVIHMLHNASLLIDDIEDNSVLRRGIPVAHSIYGIASTINSANYVYFLGLEKVLTLNHPQATSVFCEQLLELHRGQGMEIYWRDSFTCPSEDEYRQMTIRKTGGLFGLAIRLMQLFSQVQGDFSTITGILGLYFQIRDDYANLCMKEYTDSKSYCEDLTEGKFSFPIIHAIKTRPDDQQVINIIRQRPKDLEVKRYCVSLLEKFGSLEHTKETLRKLECEAREEISRLGGNPHLERVLDELHNWETL, via the exons atggaaagtaaTGGTAGCAATGCAGGCTTCAACATGGAGACCTTTTTCAGTGCAAGTGGTGATAAAAAACAAGATCag GTATTGCTGCAGCCCTTCACGTATGTCCTCCAAGTTCCTGGGAAAATGATCCGAGGGAAACTTGCCCAGGCTTTTAATTACTGGATGAGAATTCCTGAGGACAAGCTTATGGCAATATCTGAGGTCATCCATATGCTTCACAATGCAAGTCTCCT AATAGATGACATTGAAGACAACAGTGTTCTTCGTCGAGGTATCCCAGTAGCACATAGCATATATGGTATTGCTTCAACCATCAATTCTGCTAACTATGTGTATTTCTTAGGGCTGGAGAAAGTTCTCACCTTAAACCATCCTCAG GCAACTTCagtgttttgtgagcagttgCTTGAACTTCACCGAGGTCAAGGGATGGAAATCTATTGGCGAGACTCCTTCACATGTCCCTCAGAGGATGAGTACCGACAAATGACCATTAGGA AGACTGGTGGACTGTTTGGTTTGGCTATTCGATTAATGCAACTCTTCAGTCAAGTTCAGGGTGATTTCTCTACAATCACAGGAATTTTGGGGCTATACTTCCAAATTCGAGATGATTATGCAAACCTGTGTATGAAGGAG TATACTGACAGTAAAAGTTATTGTGAGGATCTCACCGAAGGCAAGTTTAGCTTCCCCATCATCCATGCGATCAAGACTCGACCAGATGATCAGCAAGTTATTA ACATTATTCGACAGCGACCAAAGGACCTTGAAGTAAAGCGATACTGTGTATCCCTGCTTGAAAAGTTTGGATCATTGGAGCATACCAAAGAAACATTAAGGAAATTAGAATGTGAAGCTCGAGAAGAAATATCAAGATTAGGTGGCAATCCACACCTGGAGAGAGTTTTAGATGAGTTACATAACTGGGAAACCTTGTAA